The DNA region AGGCGCCGAAGAAGGCGCCGCGCGATACGTTCATCTACTTCATCCACGAGGCCAAAGTGCGCGCGCCGGCGGCGGCGATGGCTTTGATCGAACGCGTGTCGGATTGAGCGAGCGCTAAGAGGCTGGAAAGAGCTGCCAATAGCGTGGCAGGAAGGCGATCTTGTCCGGCAGATCGTGGCAGGCGTCCGCAGGCACCTCGATTTCGACCAGGTGCTTGGCCTCGCCGACCAGCAGATTGATCCGCCGCCAGCCGCCACTGCGGCGCACCGAAGCAACGGTGCCCCGAAGCGCGTCGGGCCGATCGCCGGCGAGATCGACGCTGTTCGGTCGCAGGAAGAGACGCGCCGCGCCATCTCCCGCACGGGCCGGCGAAAGGCCGACCGGATGTCCTTCGAACAGAATCTGGCCGCCCGCCACCGACACCGGCAGTTCGCTCGCCTCGCCGATGAAGGAGAAGACGAACGGCGAATTCGGGCTGTCGTAAATTTCGTCCGGCGTGCCGACCTGCTCGATCAGCCCCTGGCTCATCACGACGACACGATCGGCCAACTCCAAGGCCTCTTCCTGGTCGTGGGTGACGAACACCGTGGTGTGGCCGGTCTTGTCGTGCAGTTCGCGCAGCCACTGCCGCAGTTCGCGCCGCACCTTGGCGTCGAGCGCACCGAAGGGCTCGTCGAGCAGCAACACGCGCGGCTCGATCGCCAAGGCGCGCGCCAGCGCCACGCGCTGACGCTGACCGCCGGACAGCTGCGCCGGAAACCGCTTCTCGAGACCCGACAACTGCACGAGGTCGAGCAACTCGCTCGCCCGCTTGCGGATCGCGGCGCCGGGGGGACGCTTGTCGCGCGGCCGCACTTTGAGGCCGAAGGCAATGTTGTCGGCGACCGTCAGGTGCTTAAACAGGGCGTAGCTCTGGAACACGAAGCCTACATTGCGCTCCTGAACGCTCTTCTGCGACGCGTCCTCGTCGCCGAAGAAGACCATGCCGGAAGTCGGGTGCTCGAGCCCGGCGATCAGACGCAGCAAGGTCGTCTTGCCCGAACCGGACGGACCGAGCAGCGCAATCAATTCACCGGAGCGGATGTCGAGCGAAACCCCGCGCAGCGCGGGATAGCGGTCGAAATCCTTCCGAACATCGACGACACGAATGTCCATTAGCTTGCCTTAGTGACCGTTGCTGCCGGCGATCTGATCGCCGTAGCGCCATTCGAGGGCGGTCTTCACCGCCAATGTGACGAGCGCGAGCAGCGCGAGGAGCGAAGCGACGGCGAAGGCCGCCGTGAACGCGTACTCATTGTAAAGGATTTCGACCTGTAGCGGCATCGTATTGGTGAGGCCGCGGATCTTGCCGGACACCACGGCGACGGCGCCGAACTCGCCCATGGCGCGTGCGTTGCAGAGGAGAACGCCGTACAAAAGCGCCCACCGGACGTTGGGGAACGTCACGAACATGAAGGTCTTCAAGCCGGTCGCGCCGAGCGACAGCGCGGCTTCCTCGTCCCCGGTCCCCTGCTCCTGCATCAACGGTATGAGCTCGCGCGCCACGAACGGAAACGTGACGAAGATCGTCGCCAGCACGATGCCAGGAACGGCGAAAATGATCTCGATGCCCCAGTCGTCCAGCCACGGCCCGAGATAGCCCTTCGCGCCGAACAGCAGCACGTAAACGAGACCCGCGATCACCGGCGACACGGAGAACGGCAGATCGATCAGCGTAACGACGAAGCTCTTTCCCTTGAACTCGAATTTTGCGATGGCCCACGCGGCGCAGACGCCGAAGATCATGTTCGCCGGCACGGCGATGACCGCGACCAGCAATGTCAGGCCGATAGCCGCCAGCGTGTCGGGATTGCCGATCGCCTTCATATATCCCGCAATGCCGCCACGCAGCGCTTCGGCGAACACGACGGCCAGCGGCATCAAAAGAAAGATGGCGAAGAACGCCAGCGCGACCACGATCAGCGTCGTGCGAAATGCGAAAGGCTCGCCCGTGGCCGGCGGCGGCACGGACTTGCGTTGAGAGTCAGCCGGCATAACCGAACCTCCGCCGGCTCCAGACCTGGATGAGATTGATGGCGAGCAGCATCGCGAAAGAGATGGCCAGCATCAGCGATGCGATGGCCGTCGCCGCCGAGTAGCTGAACTCCTCGAGGCGGATGACGATCAGGAGCGGCGCAATCTCGGAGACGAAGGGGATGTTGCCGGCGATGAAGATGACCGACCCGTACTCACCGATGGCCCGCGCCAGCGCCAAGGCGAAGCCGGTCAGGATCGCCGGGATGAGCGGCGGCAGCACCACGCGTAGAATCGTCTGCCAGCGGTTGGCGCCGAGCGTGGCGGCCGCCTCCTCCAATTCCCGATCGAGGTCCGCGAGCACGGGCTGCACGGTACGCACCACGAAAGGCAGGCCGATGAAGATCAACGCCACCACGATGCCGGATGGCGTGTAGGCGATCTTGATGCCGAACGGCGCGAACAACGACCCGATCCACCCCTTCGGAGCATACAATGTGCTGAGCGCGATACCCGCGACCGCGGTCGGCAAAGCGAAAGGCAGATCGATCATCGAATCGATCAGCCGCTTCCCGGGAAACCGATAGCGCACCAGCACCCAGGCCAGAATCAATCCGAATACGCCGTTCACAAGCGCGGCGATGAACGAACTGCCGAAACTGATCCGCAGCGCCGCAAGTGTGCGCGGGTCGAACGCCAGCTTCCAGTAGTCCGCCCAGCCGAGCGACGCGCTACGGATGAGCAACGCCGCAAGCGGAATGAGCACGATCAAGCTCAAATAGGCCATAGAGAAGCCAAACGTCACCCCGAACCCCGGGATGACGCTTGGCCGCTTCCATCTGAATGCCGTCCGGTCCGCCATGGCTCCTAGCTTACTTCGGCTTGTAGAGTTGGTCGAAGATACCACCATCGCCGAAAAATTTCGGCTGCACTATCTTCCAGCCGCCGAGGTCGTCGATGGTCGCTAGTTTCAGGCTTGGGAACCGTTTGATGGCCTCCGGGGAAACGGCCTCCGGCTTGGACGGCCGGTAGTAGTTCTTGGCCGCGATCTGCTGGCCGACGTCGCTATACAGATATTCGAGATAAGCACGGGCCACCTCCGTGGTGCGATGCTTCTCGGCATTCTTGTCGACCAACGCCACGGGCGGCTCGGCCTTGATCGAGATGCTCGGAACCACGATGTCGAACTCACCGACGCCCAATTCGTCGAGCGCGAGGAAGGCTTCGTTCTCCCAGGCAAGCAGCACATCGCCGATCTTGCGCTGGACGAAGGTCGTGGTGGAGCCGCGCGCGCCGGTATCGAGCACCGGAACGTGCTTGAACAGCGCGGCGACATAGTCGCGGACCTTGCCTTCGTCACCGTTGTACTTATGGAGCGCCCACGCCCATGCGGCAAGGACGTTCCAGCGGGCGCCGCCCGAGGTTTTCGGATTTGGCGTGATCACCTCGACACCGTCCTTCACCAGATCGTCCCAGTCCTTGATGCCCTTCGGATTGCCCTTGCGGACAAGGAAAACGATGGTCGAGGTGTAAGGCGAGCTGTTGTGCGGCAGGCGGCCGCGCCAATCCGCCGGGATCTTGCCAGAGTTCTGCGCGATCGCATCGATGTCGGCTTCGAGCGCCAGCGTCACGACATCGGCTTCGAGCCCATCGATCACTGCGCGCGCTTGCGCGCCCGAGCCGCCATGCGATTGCTGGATGGCGATGGTCTTGCCCGTCTTCTCCTTCCAGTACTTGGTGAAGGCATCGTTGTAGGCGCGATAGAGCTCGCGCGTCGGATCGTAGGAAACATTGAGCAGGCGATTCTGCGCGAAGACCGGTGCCGCCGCTGCGATCGTTAAAGCAATAGTTGCAAGGCCCGTTAGAGCGCGAAGTTGCAAGCGCATGAGGAGCTCCCCTCTCGATTTCGAGTTCCACAATTGCTTCTGCGATGCCGCGCCACAAGAGCAGCATCGAAGAAAAGACGGTTTCTGTCGAGAAGTTCGAAGGCCGCGAAAGGAATATGCTTGGGCGTTTGAATTCCCACGCAAATTTTTGCTTGCGGCATCGAGCCGCACACGTAACATTTGTGACGGCTCGACACGCTTCCCCGCGCTGGACGAAACTTCATGGCCGCACGGTCCACCCCGCAGCTGTTCACGATCGGCTACGAACAAGCAAAGCCGGCTGCCGTTCTTGACGAGCTGAAGCATGCGAAGGTCGACATGCTGGTCGATGTCCGTGCGGTCGCCGCCTCACGTCGTCCCGGCTTCTCGAAACGACAGCTTGCCGCGACGGTGGACGACGCCGGCATCGCCTACGTGCATCTGCAAAAACTCGGTACGCCGGCGGAAGGCCGGCAAGCCGCGCGCGCCGGCGATCGCGCGACGCTTACGCGCATCTACGAGAAGCACATCAAGAAGGCGGAGCCGCAAGCCGAACTGGCAGAGCTCATCGGGCTGATCAAATCCGGCAAACGCATCGCGCTCTTGTGCTATTGCCGCGATCCGGCGACCTGCCACCGCAGCCGCATCGTCGCCCACGTGAAGGATCGCATGCGCGTCAAAGTCGAGGACCTGATTCCACCGCTCTTCTAACGGCGTTGACGGCATGCGAATCCGCGCACCATAACTTGATCTACATCAAAGCAGTCGGTTGCGCCGAGAACCAATTTCCTTCGGCCATCCCAACAAGGCCGGAGGAATCGTATGCTGGACGTCGCGCGTAAACCAGGGCAGCCCGAGCAGGCGCCCAAGGTCAAGGACGTCCTGAATTTCATCGACGGCCATTACCTGCCCGCGCGGGGTGGCCGCACCTTCGACAAACGCACGCCGGTCGATGGCGCGTTGATCGCCAAGGTCGCGGAAGCCGCGGAAGCGGACGTGGATGCCGCCGTGAAAGCCGCGCGCGCAGCGCTCGATGGGCCGTGGGGGAAGATCACCCCGGCCGAGCGCGGCGACCTGCTGTATGCCGTGGCCAACGAGATCAACAAACGTTTCGACCAGTTTCTGGAGGCTGAGGTCGCGGACACCGGCAAGCCGGTCAGTCTCGCCAGCCATCTCGATATTCCGCGCGGCGCGGCCAACTTCAAGGTCTTCGCCGACACGGTGAAGAACGTCTCGACCGAGTTCTTCGAGATGGCGACGCCGGACGGCGCCGGCGCCATCAACTACGCGGTGCGCCGCCCGGTCGGCGTCGTCGGCGTGATCTGCCCGTGGAATCTGCCGCTGCTGCTGATGACCTGGAAGGTTGCACCGGCGATGGCGTGCGGCAATACGGTTGTCGTCAAGCCGTCGGAAGAAACGCCGCAGACCGCCACGCTGCTCGGCGACGTCATGAATGCGGTCGGCATTCCGAAGGGCGTCTACAACGTGGTGCACGGCTTCGGACCGAACTCGGCCGGCGAATTCCTCACCCGGCATCCGGGCGTCAACGCCCTCACCTTCACCGGCGAGACACGCACCGGCGCCGTCATCATGAAGGCCGCGGCCGACGGCGCGCGGCCGGTCTCGCTCGAGATGGGCGGCAAGAACCCCGCGATCGTGTTCGCCGACTGCGATTTCGACGCCGCCATCGAGGGCACCATGCGCTCCTGTTTCGCCAACGCGGGACAGGTGTGCCTCGGCACCGAGCGCGTCTATGTCGAGCGGCCGATCTTTGAGAAGTTCGTCGCCGCGCTGAAGGACAAGGCCGAGAAGCTCAAGCTCGGCGTGCCCGAGGACAAGGCAACGACGATGGGGCCGCTCATCAGTCTCGAGCACCGCAACAAGGTGCTGTCGTATTACGCCAAGGCGGTGGCCGAGGGCGCGACCGTCGTGAGCGGCGGCGGGATACCGAAAATGCCGGATGCGCTCAAGGATGGCGCCTGGGTACAGCCGACGATTTGGACCGGCCTTGCCGACAGCGCCGCCACCGTGACCGAGGAGATCTTCGGCCCCTGCTGCCACATCGCGCCGTTCGACACGGAAGACGAGGTCGTCAAACGCGCCAACGCGCTCGATTACGGGCTCGCCGCCGCGGTCTGGACCACCAACCTTGCGCGCGCGCACCGCGTCTCCAGCCGCATCGAGGCCGGCATCGTCTGGGTGAATAGCTGGTTCCTGCGCGATCTGCGCACGCCCTTCGGCGGCATGAAGCAGTCCGGCATCGGCCGCGAGGGCGGCGTGCATTCGCTGGAATTCTACACCGAGCTCAAGAACGTCTGCATCAAGCTATAGAAGCCGGTCATTTCGGACGCCGCGCCGCGGCGATCCGGAATCCAGAACTAGGCGCCGAGTGAATGGCTGGATTCCGGGTTCGCGCCTTCGGCGCGCCCCGGAATGACGGGCGGGACAAAGGAGAGCTAAAATGGCCAGGATCATCGGTGCGATCGCTGCGTCCCACACGCCGACCATTGGCTTTGCCTACGACCGCAACAAGCAGAACGACCCGGTCTGGAAGCCGATCTTCGAGGCCTTCAAGCCGGTGCAGCAATGGCTCGCCGACAAGAAGCCCGACGTGCTGTTCGTCATCTACAACGATCACGTCACCTCGTTCTTCTTCGACCACTATTCAGCCTTCGCGCTCGGTATCGGCGAGAGCTACGTCGTTGCCGACGAAGGCGGCGGCGCCCGCGATCTGCCGCCGGTCGCCGGCCATGCCGGCCTGTCGCATCACATCGGCGCGTCCCTCACCGCCGACGAGTTCGACATGTCGTTCTTCCAAGGCAAGCCGCTCGACCACGGCTGCTTCTCGCCGCTGTCGATGATGTGGCCGCATGCTCCCACTTGGCCCGGTGCGATCGTGCCGTTGCAGGTCGGCGTGCTGCAGTTTCCGATCCCGTCGGCGGCGCGCTGTTACAAGCTGGGCCAAGCGCTGCGCCGGGCGATCGAGAGCTACCCGGAGGACCTCAAGGTGGCGCTGGTCGCGACCGGCGGGCTGTCGCATCAGGTGCACGGCGAGCGCGCCGGCTTCAACAACACCGCCTGGGACGAGCGTTTCCTCGACATGATCGAGAAAGACCCGGTCGCCCTCACCCGCATGACGCTGGCCGATTACGCGCGGCTCGGTGGCATGGAAGGCGCCGAGGTCGTCATGTGGCTGATCATGCGCGGCGCGCTGTCTTCCGCCGTCAAATGCTTGCATCGCAGCTACTATCTGCCGTCGATGACCGGCATCGCCACCGCCATTTACGAGAACGAAGCGATCGAGCCGCCGGCCGATATCCAAGCCGAGCATCGCCGCCATATGGGTCACCAACTGGCGGGCGTCGAAACGCTTGCCGGCACCCTACCGTTCACCTTCGCCCGCAGCGTCAAGGCATTCCGCATCAACAGCTTCCTGCATGACCTGATCAAGCCGGACCACCGCGCCGAGTTCCTCGCGGCGCCGGAGAAGGCGTTCCAGCAGGCGGGATTGAGCGACGAAGAATGCACGCTGATCCGCAACCGTGACTGGCGCGGCATGATCCATTACGGCGTCAGCTTTTTCATGCTGGAGAAGCTGGGCGCGGTCGTCGGCGTGTCCAACCTGCACATCTACGCGGCGATGCGCGGCCAGACACTGGAGGACTTCCAGAAGACGCGGAACGCGCCGGGCGCGCTCTATTCGGTTGCCGGTACGGATGCGCCGAAGCTGGCATGGGACAAGGAACCGGCAGGCGCGAAGTAATGCAGAGGCTCGGTCTTGAACGAGCGTGCCAATTGCTTATTTGGCACGAAGGCCGTCGAGAACTCCGCTCATTCCCGCGAAAGCGGGAATCCATCGCGGACCGGTGTCATTCATAGCGGCCCTGGGTCCCGCCTTCGTGGGGACGAGCGGCCATAGGTTTCTGAGTTTCGGGCGATTGCCGCGGTGACGCGGTAGGCTCTTCACTCTCCACAAGGCGGCGATGCAACGGACGCCGACGAGCCGAAAGAGCGGGCGTAACACCCCGTATCGCCCGAACCCTTCCTCTCAAGTCATTCCGGGGCGCGAGCGAAGCTCGCGAACCCGGAATCCAGTTCACTCTCCCGAGCGTTGTTCTGGATTCCGGATCGGCCCTACGGGCCGTCCGGAATGACGTTGTGCACTACTCCGCCGCCTGGAGTTGCGCGTGACGCGCTTCAACCTGTCCGATCAGGAGCGTGAGCCCGACCGTGGCGACGAACATCGCGAATGCGATGACAGCATTGGCAGCGAGCACAAGGCCGAAGCCTCCGCGGTCATGCAAGAGCGAGATCATCGCGATCGCGCAGCCGGCGCTGATGAACAACGTGAAGTAACGCACGGCGTAGACCCGGCCGCGCCAGGCATCCGCCGTGTAGCGCGCCAGCACCATGTCGTTGATCGTCACTTGGGCGTAGATGGCGGCAATCGACACCGCCAGCGCCGCCATCAGCGATACGCCGTCGAAATAGGCCGCGCCGAGATTGCCGAGGAAGCCGAGCCCGGTGACGGCCACGAACAACGTGTGCGGCGCGAAGCGCTCCACCAGCCGGCCGATGAAGAGCTGCGCGATGCCGCCGCAGATCAGCACCAAGGTGGCGATGCTTCCGGCAAGCACGAGCGGCACATGCGTCGCCAGCCGCTCGTCAACAATTTTCGGCAGCGCGATCGTCAGCATGTTGAAGGTGACGCCGGCGGTTATGGAAATAGCCAGGAACAGGCCGAACAGGATCATCGCCGTGCGCGGCGTCAACGGCACCGTCGCGACCGACTTGCGCTTCTTCGCGTGGTGCCGGTCATCGGGCGTGAGCCAGACATAGGCAAAACCGCTCGCCATGACGAGCGCACCCGGCACGATGAAGGCCGCGCGCCAATTGATCCAGCTCGCCAAGAAGGCGCTGATGCCGGCGGCGAGCGACACACCGAGATTGCCACACACGCCGTTAAAAGCGAGGGTGCGGCCGCGCGCCTGCGAGGCCTCGATCAGCATGGCCATCCCGACCGGATGATAGATGGCCGCGAACATGCCGAGCGCGAACATGCCGATCGCCAGCACGATCAGGTTTGGCGCCAGCCCCACCACCAACAGACTGATGCCGCCGCCGATGTAGAAGGCCGCCATCATGTTGCGGCGGCTCCAGCGGTCCGCCAGCCAGCCGGCCGGCAAGGAGAACACGCCGAACGCGATGAAGGCCGCACTCGAGAGCGCGATGAGCTCGCTATACGAGCGGCCGTAAACCGCCGTCAGCCCGATCACCACCGTCGGGTAAATGAGCAGCACGAAGTGATCGACGGCGTGCGCCCAATTCAGGAAGGCGATGGCGCGGCGTCGGGCGCTGTCGTCCCGCGCGTCGATGGCGGTCGGGTTCATGGGCATTTCCGGCATTTGCGGTAATTGACAATCTGTCGCAACGATACACTTGCCTTTTGGCGATGTTCGGCCGAGTTTCGTCGAGATTAGGCCATGACCGCGACCTCGCCATACCGTCCGAACCTGGACGACGCCCCCCGCCCGGTTGCCGTCCTGCCGAGCGCGCGGCCGGCGGGCGATCGCATTCCCCTGCACCATCACCGGCGCGGCCAGCTCACCTACGCCACGAGCGGCATCATGCGGGTGGAAACGCCGGAAGCGGCCTGGATCCTGCCGCCGGCCCGCGCCCTGTGGCTGCCGCCGCAATGGCCGCATACGGTCGTCATGCGCAGCCGCGTCGAGATGCGCACGGTCTATATCGACTCCCCGTATTGCGCGGCTCTGCCGGCGAGCCCATCGCTCGCGGAAATCTCGGGCCTGCTGCGCGAACTGATCCTGGCCCTCTTGGAGGAGCCGGCCGACTATGACGAGAACGGCCGCGGCGGCATCATCGCCCGCCTCATCCTGACCGAGCTCGGCCGCCTGGGCGAAGGCCGGCTCGCTGTGCCCATGCCGAGCGATCCCCGGGCGCTGCGCGTTGCCCGCGCCCTCCTCGACGATTCCAGCATCGATCTGGATCTTGATCGCTGGGCGGACGCATGTGGCGCCAGCCGTCGCACGCTGGCGCGGGTCTTCCGCAAGGAGACCGGCCTTGGCTTTGCCGAATGGCGGGCGCGGCTGCGGGCCATCGATGGCCTGGCCCGCCTGTCGGAAGGCGCCTCGGTCGCCGAGACGGCGCGCTCGGTCGGCTACGCCAGCCCCAGCGCCTTCTCGGCGATGATCCACCGCACGCTCGGCGAGCCACCCCGGCGCCTTGCCAAATAATACGATCGTTACCCGTGAATAGAGCCTCATGATCGCATGGACAGGCGCCGAATTTCCCTCTTAAGTTGTGGATTGGTTGTGGAAGCTATTGCCGGTCGGTTCGAGGCGTGTAAGGGGCCTCAATGTGCGTCAGGCGCGTATGCGCGGCGACGTCCGTCGCCGTGGCCTTCATTGTCTGTCTTGGATTAGGAATTTCGGGCAACGCCCTCGCCGGCGATGACCCGGACGAACCGACCGTTATTCTCTTTTCCGGCCGCGACCTCTGGCGCAATGGCGTCTTCGCCTATGGCGGCTTTCTGACCGCGCCCGGCGGCTTCGAACAAGACGGCCTCATGTTGAAGATGCTGCTGTCCGGCGGCGCCTATCGATACACCGCCCAGGATTTGAATACGGACGTAATCGGCGCCGAAGCCGTCATCCAAGTGCTGCCGGGCTGGCGCATCAAGCGCGGCGACATAGAGGCTAAGTTTTTCTTCGGTCTCGATATCGAACGGCACAAACTCTGGCCGGACGATCCAGGCAACCGCCTACGCGGCACCGATATCGGCGCGCGGTTCGCGGTCGAGCTCTGGTACGAACCGACGCCGGCCACCATGCTGGCCGGCGATCTGTCACTCTCCACCATCGCCACCAACAACTCGGCGCGCATCGCTTACGGCTGGCGCGTGCCGGAAGATGTTATCGGCATTGGCGACTTCTATGTCGGCCCGGAAGCACAGTACTTTGCGTCCGACGGTTATCGCCATTGGCGGCTCGGCGCCCACGTGACGGGCCTGAAGGCCGACGGCTACGAATGGTCGGCGGCAGCGGGCTGGGCCAGCGACTCCACAAGCTATGCAAGTCCCTACCTGCGCCTCGGCATGTCGGTACGCCAATGAACGTCAACGCCCGCCTTCGTCTACTTCAATGCCGTAAAACAAACCGGTGCCAGTACTTGTTTCGCCCGATTCACTCGTGATATTTGCCCCAAACGAAGCGCTCACGACGCGACCGATAGCCTGCTTCTGAGAAGCCGATACTTTGCCGCCGATCTTGAAGGTCGTCTTGACGTCTACATCAGCCTGAAGCACCGCTGTCACGAGCGACCTTCCGCTCGTGGAACATCCCGATCGCCTGATCGCCGAAACCGCTGCTTTTAGCTGCAAATCATCCGGCCGATAAATCTTTGTATTCTTCAGTGAAATGTCGACCTTATCGACGACTTCCGAACTCAACTCAATTCCCGCAATTGCCTCCAGTTCGGCCTTGGCAGAGCTATCGGCAGATACGTTGTAAGTGATGTTCAGCACTTCGGTCGGACTTGGAGTGATCGATGCGAGCGGCAGCGCCCCCCCCGGCCGGCAGAATCGACTTAGCGAAACGACGCGTGCGTTCCTGTCGGAGCCGCGCGAAACCACACGAACACGGGCCAGCGTCCCCGGAATATAGATCGCTGACGCCGGCCTGAGCAGATCCATTTCATATTTTTGTTTCATCGCCCGCGTCAGACTCGGCTCCGCGCAACCTGCCAAAAAAAAAGCGGCGCCGCTTAAAGCAACCACTGTCCCGCCCCGCATTTTATCCCCCTTAGAGTCGCCCTCTGGGGAGGCATCTTCATTTTCAAATCTTTAGGTTGCAAATAATCAATGATGGATATCCACAATTTTAACACAATAGATTGAATGTCAATCGAGCGTGCGCCGGAAGCGTGTAATCGCGATCATCATCGCGACCAGCATCAGGACGAACAGCATCATGGCGTCGTAGTGCAGATCCGAGACGGAAGAGCCTTTCAGCATGATCGAGCGAACGATGCGCAGATAATGGGTGAGTGGCAGCGCCTCGCCCACATATTGCGCCCATTGCGGCATGCCGGCGAAGGGAAACATGAAGCCGGACAACAGAATGTTCGGCAAAAAGAACATCATCGACATCTGCATCGCTTGCAGCTGGTTCTGCGCGATGGTCGAGAACGTGTAGCCGATCGACAGATTGGTGGCGATGAACAACGTGCTGAGCGCCGCCAGGACACCGAGACTGCCGAGGATCGGCACGCCAAACAGCAAAACGCCGATGCCGATGATCATCGACGCCTGGACGAAGCCGACCATGATATAGGGAATGATCTTCCCCAGCATGATTTCGACCGGCGTGATCGGCATGGACAGCAAGCTCTCCATGGTGCCGCGCTCGATCTCGCGCGTCACCGACAACGCGGTGAAGATGAGCATGGTCATGGTCAGGATGGTGCCGACCAGGCCCGGCACGATATTGAGCTGGGTGACGGCGGCCGGATTGTAGCGCGCATGCGTGCGGATCTCGAACGGCAACGTCGTCGTGACGGGGATGGCGCGGTCGTGTTGCAGGGCCGTCTGCATGACCTGGCCGAGCGCGGACAACGCCGAGCCGGAGGCCACCGGATCGGTCGCGTCCGCGGCGACCAACATGGCAGGCTTGTCGCCGCGCCGAACCGCGCGCTCGAAATTAGCGGGAATTTCGATGGCGAACAGCACTTTGCCGGAAGCCAGAAGATGGTCGAGCTCCGCCGCGCTGCTCGGCAGCTCGCTGACCTTGAAGTATTTGGTGTTCTGTAGCGCCGCCAGAATGGAGCGCGCCAGATCGCTGTGCTCTTGCAACAGCACCGCCGTGGGCAGATTGCGCGGCGTCGTGTTGATCGCGTAGCCGAACAACATGAGCTGCACCAGCGGGATCATGATGATCATCGCGAATGAGACGCGGTCGCGCTTGAGCTGGATGAACTCCTTGACCAGCATCGCCCACGTCTTGCGCCAGAATCCCCTGCCGCGCAGGCGGGGCTGGTCGGAATCGGCCATGATGTGGGTTGGCTGCGGATCGATCATTGGAAATTGTCCCGCGCCTTGCCCATCAAATCGATGAACACGTCTTCGAGCGAGGGCTCCGATCGTTTCCAGTCCAATCCGCCACGCGCGCGATAGGGCGCGATCGCCCGCTCCAGCGCGTCCGCATCGCGGCCGGAGACATGCAGGCTGGTGCCGAAGGGCGCCACCATGTCGACACCCTGCGTGCGGCTGAGCGCGTCGGACAAATCGCTGAGATTGGCGTCGGCGGCTGTGACGATGTACGTGGTCAGATGCGATCCTTCGATCACCTGCTCGACCGTGCCGCGCGCCAGAAGTTCGCCATAGGCGATGTATGCGATCTCGTGGCAGCGCTCGGCCTCGTCCATGTAGTGGGTCGACACCAGCACGGTCAGGCCTTCATTGGCCAAGGCGTGGATCTCATTCCAGAACTCGCGCCGCGCCTTCGGATCGACGCCTGCGGTCGGCTCGTCGAGCAACAGCAACTGGGGACTCGACAACGTGCAAGCGCCCAAGGCCAGACGCTGTTTCCAGCCCCCCGACAGCTCGCCCGCGACCTGCTCCTCGCGGCCGGCGAGGCCGAGGCGTTCGATTGCGGCCCGTGCGGCAGCGGCCGGCCGCGCAAGACCATAGATGCGCGCGATAAACTCGAGATTCTCGCGCACCGACAGGTCCTGATAGAGGCTGAAGCGCTGC from Pseudolabrys taiwanensis includes:
- a CDS encoding sulfate/molybdate ABC transporter ATP-binding protein, with the translated sequence MDIRVVDVRKDFDRYPALRGVSLDIRSGELIALLGPSGSGKTTLLRLIAGLEHPTSGMVFFGDEDASQKSVQERNVGFVFQSYALFKHLTVADNIAFGLKVRPRDKRPPGAAIRKRASELLDLVQLSGLEKRFPAQLSGGQRQRVALARALAIEPRVLLLDEPFGALDAKVRRELRQWLRELHDKTGHTTVFVTHDQEEALELADRVVVMSQGLIEQVGTPDEIYDSPNSPFVFSFIGEASELPVSVAGGQILFEGHPVGLSPARAGDGAARLFLRPNSVDLAGDRPDALRGTVASVRRSGGWRRINLLVGEAKHLVEIEVPADACHDLPDKIAFLPRYWQLFPAS
- the cysW gene encoding sulfate ABC transporter permease subunit CysW, whose amino-acid sequence is MPADSQRKSVPPPATGEPFAFRTTLIVVALAFFAIFLLMPLAVVFAEALRGGIAGYMKAIGNPDTLAAIGLTLLVAVIAVPANMIFGVCAAWAIAKFEFKGKSFVVTLIDLPFSVSPVIAGLVYVLLFGAKGYLGPWLDDWGIEIIFAVPGIVLATIFVTFPFVARELIPLMQEQGTGDEEAALSLGATGLKTFMFVTFPNVRWALLYGVLLCNARAMGEFGAVAVVSGKIRGLTNTMPLQVEILYNEYAFTAAFAVASLLALLALVTLAVKTALEWRYGDQIAGSNGH
- the cysT gene encoding sulfate ABC transporter permease subunit CysT; its protein translation is MADRTAFRWKRPSVIPGFGVTFGFSMAYLSLIVLIPLAALLIRSASLGWADYWKLAFDPRTLAALRISFGSSFIAALVNGVFGLILAWVLVRYRFPGKRLIDSMIDLPFALPTAVAGIALSTLYAPKGWIGSLFAPFGIKIAYTPSGIVVALIFIGLPFVVRTVQPVLADLDRELEEAAATLGANRWQTILRVVLPPLIPAILTGFALALARAIGEYGSVIFIAGNIPFVSEIAPLLIVIRLEEFSYSAATAIASLMLAISFAMLLAINLIQVWSRRRFGYAG
- a CDS encoding sulfate ABC transporter substrate-binding protein, yielding MRLQLRALTGLATIALTIAAAAPVFAQNRLLNVSYDPTRELYRAYNDAFTKYWKEKTGKTIAIQQSHGGSGAQARAVIDGLEADVVTLALEADIDAIAQNSGKIPADWRGRLPHNSSPYTSTIVFLVRKGNPKGIKDWDDLVKDGVEVITPNPKTSGGARWNVLAAWAWALHKYNGDEGKVRDYVAALFKHVPVLDTGARGSTTTFVQRKIGDVLLAWENEAFLALDELGVGEFDIVVPSISIKAEPPVALVDKNAEKHRTTEVARAYLEYLYSDVGQQIAAKNYYRPSKPEAVSPEAIKRFPSLKLATIDDLGGWKIVQPKFFGDGGIFDQLYKPK
- a CDS encoding DUF488 family protein, which encodes MAARSTPQLFTIGYEQAKPAAVLDELKHAKVDMLVDVRAVAASRRPGFSKRQLAATVDDAGIAYVHLQKLGTPAEGRQAARAGDRATLTRIYEKHIKKAEPQAELAELIGLIKSGKRIALLCYCRDPATCHRSRIVAHVKDRMRVKVEDLIPPLF
- a CDS encoding 2-hydroxymuconic semialdehyde dehydrogenase, giving the protein MLDVARKPGQPEQAPKVKDVLNFIDGHYLPARGGRTFDKRTPVDGALIAKVAEAAEADVDAAVKAARAALDGPWGKITPAERGDLLYAVANEINKRFDQFLEAEVADTGKPVSLASHLDIPRGAANFKVFADTVKNVSTEFFEMATPDGAGAINYAVRRPVGVVGVICPWNLPLLLMTWKVAPAMACGNTVVVKPSEETPQTATLLGDVMNAVGIPKGVYNVVHGFGPNSAGEFLTRHPGVNALTFTGETRTGAVIMKAAADGARPVSLEMGGKNPAIVFADCDFDAAIEGTMRSCFANAGQVCLGTERVYVERPIFEKFVAALKDKAEKLKLGVPEDKATTMGPLISLEHRNKVLSYYAKAVAEGATVVSGGGIPKMPDALKDGAWVQPTIWTGLADSAATVTEEIFGPCCHIAPFDTEDEVVKRANALDYGLAAAVWTTNLARAHRVSSRIEAGIVWVNSWFLRDLRTPFGGMKQSGIGREGGVHSLEFYTELKNVCIKL